One Halobacterium zhouii genomic region harbors:
- a CDS encoding DUF7546 family protein, which yields MSVTVSARRFAPARSTLLYGALLVNAELAAVLFYYAVVGVTPTDLVFLAYPFVWINAAIWGVSRVNLPASSPRRRWLAYGVGVGYFLLLGGVGGLFMLHGEGLGARISWLPPGWGPTLVYSTTAFTVSLFPFKVVGYAALSYLVVATVIDAANTGIAGLLGLFSCVSCTWPVAATVFASVFGGASAAASLATNQPYALSTVVFVSSILLLVWRPTQ from the coding sequence ATGTCGGTGACTGTCTCTGCTCGGCGATTCGCGCCCGCTCGGAGCACACTGCTGTACGGCGCATTGCTCGTGAACGCCGAACTCGCCGCAGTGCTGTTCTACTACGCGGTCGTCGGGGTAACCCCCACAGACCTCGTCTTCCTCGCGTACCCGTTCGTGTGGATCAACGCCGCCATCTGGGGCGTCTCGCGAGTGAACCTCCCCGCTTCGTCGCCTCGCCGCCGGTGGCTCGCGTACGGTGTCGGCGTCGGTTACTTCCTGCTCCTCGGCGGCGTCGGAGGGTTGTTCATGCTCCACGGCGAGGGGCTCGGCGCTCGCATCTCGTGGCTGCCGCCAGGCTGGGGGCCGACGCTCGTGTACAGCACCACCGCGTTCACCGTCAGCCTGTTCCCGTTCAAGGTAGTGGGCTACGCGGCGCTGTCGTATCTGGTCGTCGCCACCGTCATCGATGCGGCGAACACCGGTATCGCCGGACTGCTCGGACTGTTCTCCTGCGTGAGTTGCACGTGGCCGGTCGCCGCGACCGTGTTCGCCAGCGTGTTCGGCGGCGCGTCGGCGGCGGCGAGTCTCGCCACGAACCAGCCGTACGCCCTCTCGACGGTCGTGTTCGTCTCTTCGATTCTCCTCCTGGTGTGGCGCCCGACGCAGTAG
- a CDS encoding C2H2-type zinc finger protein, with protein MTRTRQNDQPADAPRCSHCGEAFPTDQLRDLHRGLEHYDALADDEREAFDEAYIAETEGLRSFRLRALAALVLVYFGFLFAYAVMAVG; from the coding sequence ATGACACGCACACGACAGAACGACCAGCCGGCCGACGCGCCGCGGTGCTCGCACTGCGGGGAAGCGTTCCCGACTGACCAACTGCGCGACCTCCACCGTGGCCTCGAGCACTACGACGCCCTCGCAGACGACGAACGCGAAGCGTTCGACGAAGCCTACATCGCGGAGACGGAGGGACTCCGTTCGTTCCGCCTGCGCGCGCTCGCGGCGCTCGTGCTCGTCTACTTCGGGTTCCTGTTCGCGTACGCCGTCATGGCCGTCGGATGA
- a CDS encoding Zn-ribbon domain-containing OB-fold protein, whose amino-acid sequence MTETRDAGYDDWLDALESGDGYYLECANGHGSLPPRRVCPHCASRELTEEPLPETGTVETHTTIHVATPSFVDDAPYVTAVVDFGPVRLTGQVLADEADAENGLEVTPRVGESETTGERLLCFEPR is encoded by the coding sequence ATGACGGAGACCAGAGACGCGGGCTACGACGACTGGCTCGACGCCCTCGAATCGGGCGACGGCTACTACCTGGAGTGCGCGAACGGCCACGGGAGTCTGCCGCCGCGGCGCGTCTGCCCGCACTGCGCGAGTCGAGAACTCACCGAGGAACCGCTCCCCGAGACGGGAACGGTCGAGACGCACACGACGATTCACGTCGCGACGCCGTCGTTCGTGGACGACGCGCCGTACGTCACGGCGGTCGTGGACTTCGGTCCGGTTCGACTGACGGGTCAGGTGCTCGCGGACGAGGCGGACGCCGAGAACGGCCTCGAAGTCACGCCACGGGTCGGCGAGAGCGAGACGACGGGCGAACGGTTGCTCTGCTTCGAACCGCGGTAG
- a CDS encoding DUF6684 family protein, translated as MNSNVFDKDTILDLTVNIIPLVILAFFAVVYFVVAPWGMDQILVAVIAHAILLFTFLSLAVLTYVAATYIERDETGLEE; from the coding sequence ATGAACTCGAACGTCTTCGACAAGGACACCATCCTCGACCTCACGGTCAACATCATCCCGCTGGTGATCCTCGCGTTCTTCGCCGTCGTGTACTTCGTCGTCGCCCCGTGGGGGATGGACCAGATCCTCGTCGCCGTCATCGCACACGCCATCCTCCTGTTCACGTTCCTCAGTCTCGCCGTGCTGACGTACGTCGCGGCGACGTACATCGAGCGAGACGAGACCGGACTCGAGGAATAA
- a CDS encoding DUF7541 family protein produces MAQEPGLSDQYPRASPWPIPLVLGLVISELGLLIDGILPVAVGGLLLFAASIVGILRESRYTESMWRTTLALGAVFAVLGGVVYTQTGADQRGLALAVTAVIVAGGGVALFLLETERL; encoded by the coding sequence ATGGCTCAAGAACCGGGGTTGAGCGACCAGTATCCGCGCGCCAGTCCGTGGCCGATTCCGCTGGTGCTCGGTCTCGTCATCTCCGAACTCGGCCTCCTGATCGACGGCATCCTGCCGGTCGCCGTCGGCGGTCTGTTGCTGTTCGCCGCGAGCATCGTCGGCATCCTCCGGGAGTCGAGGTACACGGAGTCGATGTGGCGAACCACGCTCGCGCTCGGTGCCGTGTTCGCAGTGCTCGGCGGCGTTGTCTACACACAGACGGGCGCAGACCAGCGCGGCCTCGCGCTCGCCGTCACCGCAGTCATCGTGGCCGGCGGCGGCGTCGCGTTGTTCCTCCTCGAGACAGAGCGACTCTGA
- a CDS encoding ABC transporter ATP-binding protein, translating to MESVLAAEDVRKFYGDTAALDGVSLSVDEGEVFALVGPNGAGKTTLVRCLTGTTTPDEGAVRLLGEPPADAGKQRVGLLPQDFSPTDRLTAGELVGYYAGLYDDARDQSEVLAEVGLDPDDDTWFGDLSGGQKRRACVAAALVNDPDVLFLDEPTTAVDPAGRRALWSVFESLAAAGTTIVLTTHDMAEAERLADDVALLADGRVTASGSPAELVAQHGGPTRLVVETDAGADDVSSEFRAERTDEGLVFRDVAPEDIGGVVAALDDAGVEFEALSWREPTLEDAYLELAGGVEVVRDVDAAGGATTRRDASDAGVTR from the coding sequence ATGGAATCTGTGCTCGCCGCCGAGGACGTGCGGAAGTTCTACGGCGACACTGCTGCGCTGGACGGCGTCTCGCTGTCCGTCGACGAGGGCGAGGTGTTCGCGCTGGTCGGCCCGAACGGCGCGGGGAAGACGACGCTCGTTCGCTGTCTCACAGGGACGACGACGCCCGACGAGGGAGCGGTCCGACTGCTCGGTGAACCGCCCGCCGACGCCGGCAAGCAGCGCGTCGGCTTGCTCCCCCAGGACTTCTCGCCGACGGACCGGCTTACAGCGGGGGAACTCGTCGGCTACTACGCGGGCCTCTACGACGACGCACGCGACCAGAGCGAGGTGCTCGCGGAGGTCGGCCTCGACCCTGACGACGACACCTGGTTCGGCGATCTCTCGGGCGGCCAGAAGCGCCGCGCGTGCGTCGCCGCCGCGCTCGTGAACGACCCGGACGTACTGTTCCTCGACGAACCCACGACTGCCGTCGACCCGGCGGGTCGGCGCGCGCTCTGGTCGGTGTTCGAGTCCCTCGCCGCGGCCGGCACCACCATCGTGCTCACCACCCACGACATGGCGGAGGCCGAGCGCCTCGCGGACGACGTCGCACTGCTCGCGGACGGTCGCGTGACAGCGTCGGGGTCGCCGGCCGAACTCGTCGCGCAGCACGGGGGGCCGACGCGACTCGTCGTGGAGACGGACGCCGGCGCAGACGACGTGTCGAGTGAGTTCCGCGCGGAGCGGACCGACGAAGGGCTCGTCTTCCGCGACGTCGCGCCCGAGGACATCGGGGGCGTGGTCGCCGCGCTCGACGACGCGGGCGTCGAGTTCGAAGCGCTGTCGTGGCGCGAACCGACGCTCGAGGACGCGTACCTCGAACTCGCGGGGGGTGTAGAGGTTGTTCGGGACGTCGACGCCGCGGGTGGCGCGACGACGCGCCGCGACGCCTCGGACGCGGGGGTGACGCGATGA
- a CDS encoding alpha/beta fold hydrolase translates to MRLRRILAGAVGGLVAVEAANRVLAARSDPLPPALAGDQGTYRWRGFDVAYTEAGDPEDPDVVCLHGVHAAASTAEFDAILDALAADHHVLAPDLPGFGCSDRPPVAYTSTLYESFLADFLADTADDPVVLGSSLAGGWAAAALGADGVDASRLVLVCPTADTGPLRPWVRRLFRSPVLGTGLFNALVSKPSLRAFDERDAFYRAANVPDELLDHQWRTAHQPNARFAPASFVSGYLDPTVNLGRELAAADCPVTLVWGREATITPLADGRVLADEADARLVVVDDTRLLPHAEQPDAFLEAVRKDLPRLEAE, encoded by the coding sequence ATGCGACTCCGAAGAATCCTGGCGGGAGCGGTCGGGGGGCTCGTCGCCGTCGAAGCCGCGAACCGCGTCCTCGCCGCCCGGTCGGACCCGTTACCGCCCGCGCTCGCCGGCGACCAGGGAACCTACCGATGGCGGGGGTTCGACGTGGCGTACACGGAGGCCGGCGACCCCGAAGACCCGGACGTCGTCTGCCTGCACGGCGTGCACGCCGCGGCGTCGACCGCTGAATTCGACGCGATTCTCGACGCGCTCGCGGCCGACCACCACGTCCTCGCGCCGGACCTGCCGGGATTCGGCTGTAGCGACCGACCACCGGTGGCGTACACGTCGACGCTGTACGAGTCGTTCCTGGCGGACTTCCTCGCTGACACCGCCGACGACCCGGTCGTGCTCGGGAGTTCGCTCGCCGGCGGGTGGGCGGCGGCCGCCCTCGGCGCGGACGGCGTCGACGCCTCCCGCCTCGTGCTCGTCTGTCCGACGGCGGACACCGGGCCGCTCCGCCCGTGGGTGCGCCGACTGTTTCGGTCGCCCGTTCTCGGAACCGGACTGTTCAACGCGCTCGTGAGCAAGCCCTCGCTGCGCGCGTTCGACGAGCGCGACGCCTTCTACCGCGCCGCGAACGTCCCCGACGAACTCCTGGACCACCAGTGGCGGACCGCCCACCAGCCGAACGCGCGGTTCGCGCCGGCGTCGTTCGTCAGCGGCTACCTCGACCCGACCGTGAACCTCGGCCGGGAACTCGCGGCGGCCGACTGTCCCGTCACGCTCGTCTGGGGCCGGGAAGCCACCATCACGCCGCTCGCCGACGGCCGCGTACTCGCGGACGAAGCGGACGCGCGACTGGTCGTTGTCGACGACACTCGCTTGCTCCCACACGCAGAACAACCCGACGCGTTCCTCGAAGCCGTCCGCAAGGACCTGCCTCGTCTCGAAGCGGAGTGA
- a CDS encoding cytochrome c oxidase subunit 3 yields MTVADDSTEDHGHHLPAVEDWPKGFGEASWWPFVTALGAVGLYVGAALFVLSRGDTPLIGETAGPAVFVGGALVFLAGLYGWVYHAFVKHFWSGDGHENSGLRWGMILFLGTEVATFGAGFVYYFFVRVGASWVDAHVPEGFLGALVLGNTAILVVSSITLHFAHTALRKGNRSRFISLLVTTLVLGLVFIAGQIYEYYEFIVHEGLSLSGGVFESAFFGLTGLHGLHVSLGAVLLGILTVRALNGQYSPERHTSISTVSMYWHFVDIVWVFLVVVLYAGAVVDLTF; encoded by the coding sequence ATGACAGTCGCGGACGATTCGACCGAGGACCACGGCCACCACCTTCCGGCCGTGGAGGACTGGCCGAAGGGCTTCGGTGAGGCCAGCTGGTGGCCGTTCGTCACTGCACTCGGCGCCGTTGGACTCTACGTCGGCGCTGCGCTGTTCGTACTCTCGCGAGGCGACACACCGCTCATCGGCGAGACGGCCGGCCCGGCAGTGTTCGTGGGCGGCGCCCTCGTCTTCCTCGCCGGGCTCTACGGCTGGGTGTACCACGCCTTCGTGAAGCACTTCTGGAGCGGCGACGGGCACGAGAACAGCGGGCTCCGCTGGGGGATGATACTGTTCCTCGGCACGGAGGTCGCGACGTTCGGCGCGGGCTTCGTCTACTACTTCTTCGTGCGCGTCGGCGCGTCGTGGGTCGACGCCCACGTCCCCGAGGGGTTCCTCGGCGCACTCGTCCTCGGGAACACGGCGATTCTGGTCGTGTCGAGTATCACGCTGCACTTCGCGCACACCGCGCTCCGGAAGGGCAACCGGTCGCGGTTCATCAGTCTGCTCGTGACGACGCTCGTGCTCGGCCTGGTGTTCATCGCCGGCCAGATCTACGAGTACTACGAATTCATCGTCCACGAGGGGCTCTCGCTGTCTGGCGGCGTCTTCGAGAGCGCGTTCTTCGGGCTCACCGGTCTCCACGGGCTCCACGTCTCCCTCGGCGCGGTGCTCCTGGGTATCCTGACGGTGCGCGCGCTGAACGGACAGTACTCCCCGGAGCGCCACACGTCCATCAGCACCGTCTCGATGTACTGGCACTTCGTCGACATCGTCTGGGTCTTCCTCGTCGTCGTGCTGTACGCCGGCGCGGTCGTTGACCTGACGTTCTGA
- the coxB gene encoding cytochrome c oxidase subunit II has protein sequence MRGKRLAVVLVAAVGFLVAFVDPVAAAQYDSVTEQLIQDLDSKLLAAALPITLLVEGILVYTVWKFRKNEEPQPTKENRRLEITWTVATAVVLLFVGVAAYGVMAHPTVTATQDDAQRVMGQEDTVVVDAVGIQWYWQFEYPEENVTVRNTMVVPEDTKLLIRTEAENVIHAFHAPGVGLKADAFPGQKNYIITNITEKGTYQIYCAEFCGAGHSQMLAKLEVVEEQKYQEWKEDPQNVSV, from the coding sequence ATGAGAGGAAAGCGGCTCGCAGTCGTTCTCGTCGCCGCCGTCGGCTTCCTCGTCGCGTTCGTGGACCCGGTCGCCGCAGCGCAGTACGACTCGGTGACCGAGCAGTTGATCCAGGACCTCGACTCGAAGCTCCTGGCCGCCGCGCTTCCCATCACCCTGCTCGTCGAGGGCATCCTCGTCTACACGGTGTGGAAGTTCCGGAAGAACGAGGAGCCACAGCCGACGAAGGAGAATCGTCGACTCGAGATTACGTGGACCGTCGCGACTGCCGTCGTGCTCCTGTTCGTCGGCGTCGCCGCCTACGGCGTGATGGCGCACCCGACGGTCACCGCGACTCAGGACGACGCCCAGCGCGTGATGGGCCAGGAGGACACCGTCGTCGTGGACGCCGTCGGCATCCAGTGGTACTGGCAGTTCGAGTACCCCGAGGAGAACGTCACCGTGCGGAACACGATGGTGGTCCCCGAGGACACCAAGTTGCTGATACGGACGGAAGCGGAGAACGTGATACACGCGTTCCACGCACCCGGTGTCGGCCTGAAGGCGGACGCGTTCCCCGGTCAGAAGAACTACATCATCACGAACATCACGGAGAAGGGGACGTACCAGATCTACTGCGCCGAGTTCTGCGGCGCGGGCCACTCCCAGATGCTCGCCAAACTCGAGGTCGTCGAGGAGCAGAAGTACCAGGAGTGGAAGGAAGATCCGCAGAACGTCTCGGTCTGA
- a CDS encoding cobalamin B12-binding domain-containing protein, whose protein sequence is MSEEPQRNIRCLVAKVGLDGHDRGAHVITRAFRDAGFEVVYSGLHKAPDELVQATVQEDVDVLGISILSGAHNTLVPKVIEGLKEYDAFEDTLIIVGGIIPDEDREGLREEGVSAIFGPGTPMEETIEFIRENVERRD, encoded by the coding sequence ATGAGCGAGGAACCCCAGCGCAATATCCGGTGTCTCGTGGCGAAGGTTGGTCTCGACGGCCACGACCGGGGCGCACACGTCATTACGCGGGCGTTTCGCGACGCCGGCTTCGAGGTCGTCTACTCCGGCCTCCACAAGGCGCCCGACGAACTGGTGCAGGCGACCGTTCAGGAGGACGTCGACGTCCTCGGCATCTCCATCCTCTCGGGTGCGCACAACACGCTCGTCCCGAAGGTCATCGAGGGTCTCAAGGAGTACGACGCCTTCGAGGACACGCTCATCATCGTCGGCGGTATCATCCCCGACGAGGACCGCGAGGGCCTCCGCGAGGAGGGCGTGTCGGCCATCTTCGGGCCGGGGACGCCGATGGAAGAGACCATCGAGTTCATCCGGGAGAACGTCGAGCGGCGTGACTGA
- a CDS encoding DUF420 domain-containing protein yields MATADVRGYARTNPARVTAVLSVVGYALVIGAFAGVIPLFPELGRGAVVLFSDLIAVVNTLALTSLLIGWRLIRRGEVEKHRVAMLTAFTLICVFLVLYLWKVGGGFEKSIEIQQGQFLYAYAGAVELVYFAMLAIHIFLSVVAVPVVLYAVILGLTHTPSELRDTAHAKYGRIAVASWSLSLFLGVVTYWLLNHVYAWTPR; encoded by the coding sequence ATGGCCACAGCGGACGTTCGCGGCTACGCGAGAACCAACCCCGCGCGAGTCACCGCCGTCCTCTCCGTCGTCGGATACGCGCTCGTAATCGGCGCGTTCGCCGGAGTCATCCCTCTCTTTCCGGAACTCGGTCGGGGCGCGGTCGTCCTGTTCTCAGACCTCATCGCCGTCGTGAACACGCTGGCGCTCACCAGTCTGCTCATCGGGTGGCGGCTCATTCGGCGCGGCGAGGTCGAGAAACACCGCGTGGCGATGCTCACGGCGTTCACGCTCATCTGCGTCTTCCTCGTGCTCTACCTCTGGAAGGTCGGCGGCGGCTTCGAGAAGTCCATCGAGATCCAGCAGGGGCAGTTCCTCTACGCGTACGCTGGGGCGGTCGAACTCGTCTACTTCGCGATGCTCGCTATCCACATCTTCCTCTCCGTCGTCGCGGTTCCCGTCGTCCTCTACGCCGTGATTCTCGGTCTCACGCACACCCCGAGTGAACTCCGCGACACAGCGCACGCGAAGTACGGCCGCATCGCCGTCGCGTCGTGGTCACTCAGTCTGTTTCTCGGCGTCGTCACGTACTGGCTGCTGAACCACGTCTACGCGTGGACGCCGCGCTGA
- the meaB gene encoding methylmalonyl Co-A mutase-associated GTPase MeaB translates to MATTDAPELVQELLAGKHRALARVISKIENRSPGYRDIVSALYEHTGDADVIGITGSPGAGKSTLVDKMAKAYRDAGLTVGVIAVDPSSPFTGGAVLGDRIRMASTTGDMDTFFRSMSARGNLGGLSTATADAVKALDAFGKDKVIVETVGAGQSEVDIVKTADTVAVLVPPSSGDDVQMLKAGILEIGDVFVVNKADLSGADETVTELLNMLDYREGDPDDWDPQVLETVAKSGEGVEEFLDTLDEHAAWLDESGRREEQRRTRHAEELRTLLREDASALIEDELDARGGVDALVDRIEAGETTPYELADDVLDPVAECLGDEH, encoded by the coding sequence ATGGCGACCACGGACGCACCCGAACTCGTCCAGGAACTCCTGGCGGGCAAGCACCGAGCGCTCGCCCGCGTCATCTCGAAGATAGAGAACCGCTCGCCGGGCTACCGCGACATCGTCTCCGCGCTGTACGAACACACGGGCGACGCGGACGTCATCGGCATCACGGGCAGTCCCGGCGCGGGGAAGTCGACGCTCGTGGACAAGATGGCGAAGGCGTACCGCGACGCTGGCCTCACGGTGGGCGTCATCGCAGTCGACCCGTCGTCGCCGTTCACAGGTGGCGCGGTGCTCGGCGACCGCATCCGCATGGCCTCGACGACCGGCGACATGGACACGTTCTTTCGGTCGATGTCTGCCCGGGGCAACCTCGGCGGACTCTCGACGGCCACCGCGGACGCCGTGAAGGCCCTCGACGCGTTCGGCAAGGACAAGGTCATCGTCGAGACGGTTGGCGCGGGCCAGAGCGAGGTGGACATCGTGAAGACCGCGGACACCGTCGCCGTGCTCGTCCCGCCGTCGTCGGGTGACGACGTGCAGATGCTGAAGGCCGGCATCCTCGAGATCGGGGACGTGTTCGTCGTGAACAAGGCCGACCTCTCGGGCGCGGACGAAACGGTCACGGAGCTCCTGAACATGCTCGACTACCGGGAGGGCGACCCCGACGACTGGGACCCACAGGTCCTCGAAACCGTCGCAAAATCGGGAGAGGGCGTCGAGGAGTTCCTCGACACGCTCGACGAGCACGCGGCGTGGCTCGACGAGTCGGGGCGAAGAGAAGAACAGCGCCGCACGCGCCACGCGGAGGAACTCCGGACGCTCCTTCGCGAGGACGCGAGCGCGCTCATCGAGGACGAACTCGACGCTCGCGGCGGCGTCGACGCCCTCGTCGACCGCATCGAGGCCGGCGAGACGACGCCGTACGAACTCGCTGACGACGTCCTCGACCCGGTCGCGGAGTGTCTCGGCGACGAGCACTGA
- a CDS encoding ABC transporter permease, translated as MSRVERVTSEAVAAYRTFLRRRTAVFFTFFFPVLLIVIFAGLVRTQTGGGGLFSEPTAYYVPAYLATVVLFTPLSRIGSTVARFREGNRFEKLATTPLTRGEWLAAHTLVNAALIAAASAVLLVALLLTGASFALSPWLVVFVLGGSVLFCGVGAVLGSVAEGQDGAIAMSNGIALPLLFLSETFIQPDLFPAWFRPVVDLSPLAYFARGVRAATYSSNGDVVTNAAVVVVLAVVAFAVGAVVIPWTE; from the coding sequence ATGAGCCGCGTCGAGCGCGTCACGTCGGAAGCGGTCGCGGCCTACCGGACGTTTCTGCGGCGGCGAACGGCGGTGTTTTTCACGTTCTTCTTCCCGGTGTTGCTCATCGTCATCTTCGCCGGCCTCGTCCGCACCCAGACCGGCGGCGGCGGCCTGTTCTCGGAGCCGACGGCGTACTACGTGCCCGCCTACCTCGCGACGGTCGTCCTGTTCACGCCGCTGTCCCGGATCGGAAGCACCGTCGCGCGGTTCCGTGAGGGTAATCGCTTCGAGAAACTCGCCACCACGCCGCTCACCCGCGGCGAGTGGCTGGCCGCTCACACCCTGGTGAACGCCGCGCTCATCGCCGCCGCGTCCGCCGTCCTCCTCGTCGCACTACTTCTCACCGGCGCGTCGTTCGCGCTGTCGCCGTGGCTCGTCGTGTTCGTGCTCGGCGGCTCGGTGCTGTTCTGTGGCGTCGGCGCGGTGCTCGGGAGTGTCGCGGAGGGCCAGGACGGCGCAATCGCCATGAGCAACGGCATCGCGCTCCCGTTGCTCTTCCTCTCGGAGACGTTCATTCAGCCCGATCTGTTCCCCGCCTGGTTCCGGCCAGTTGTCGACCTCTCCCCGCTCGCGTACTTCGCGCGCGGCGTACGCGCAGCGACGTATTCGTCGAACGGTGACGTGGTCACGAACGCCGCTGTCGTGGTCGTCCTCGCCGTCGTCGCGTTCGCGGTCGGTGCGGTCGTGATTCCCTGGACGGAATGA
- a CDS encoding heme o synthase — translation MGVYVLLVVGATSALTDAASACRSWPACGGRWFALDSASLAIVWGHRTAAAVTGILVVAVAALAWRRDESLRVRAATALALASYPVQIWVGAVAATSGVSAAVAGAHLALGVVIFAALVAALAWTLETQTGDLPSTEWEGSAKGADDGEPTPGSGPVATAYAYFRLMKPRLMWLLCLVASAGMALAAGPDLEVGTVLATLGGGVLAIGASGTFNHVLEREKDERMSRTDDRPLANDRIPLRNAVAFAFVLAAASMVAFLSVNVLTAALGLTAIVFYSVIYTLVLKPNTRQSTVIGGAAGALPALIGWAAVTGDVVGPGPTGIAGLGLAAVIFLWTPAHFYNLALAYKDDYERGGFPLMPVVSGEATTRKHILYYLGATLVSALALAAVTGLGALYAGTTVVFGSVFLYFAVRLHRERDRAAAMRSFHASNAYLGCLLVAVVLDAMVV, via the coding sequence ATGGGCGTCTACGTTCTGCTCGTCGTCGGGGCGACATCTGCGCTCACCGACGCGGCCAGCGCGTGTCGCTCGTGGCCCGCCTGCGGTGGGCGGTGGTTCGCCCTCGATTCCGCGTCGCTCGCAATCGTCTGGGGGCACCGTACTGCCGCCGCCGTGACCGGGATTCTCGTCGTCGCCGTCGCCGCGCTCGCGTGGCGGCGCGACGAATCACTGCGCGTGCGAGCAGCGACGGCGCTCGCACTCGCGTCGTACCCCGTCCAGATATGGGTCGGCGCTGTCGCCGCTACCTCTGGCGTCTCGGCGGCGGTCGCCGGCGCACACCTCGCGCTCGGCGTCGTCATCTTCGCAGCGCTCGTCGCCGCGCTCGCGTGGACGCTCGAAACCCAGACCGGCGACCTGCCCTCGACGGAGTGGGAGGGCTCCGCGAAGGGTGCTGACGACGGCGAACCCACACCCGGCTCGGGCCCTGTCGCCACCGCGTACGCGTACTTCCGACTGATGAAGCCGCGGCTGATGTGGCTGCTCTGTCTGGTCGCGTCGGCGGGCATGGCGCTCGCCGCCGGCCCCGACCTCGAAGTAGGGACCGTCCTCGCCACGCTCGGCGGCGGCGTTCTCGCCATCGGTGCGAGCGGCACGTTCAACCACGTTCTCGAGCGCGAGAAGGACGAACGGATGTCGCGCACGGACGACCGACCGCTCGCGAACGACCGCATTCCGCTCCGGAATGCTGTGGCGTTCGCGTTCGTGCTCGCCGCTGCGTCGATGGTGGCGTTCCTCAGCGTGAACGTCCTCACCGCCGCGCTCGGTCTCACCGCCATCGTGTTCTACTCTGTCATCTACACGCTCGTGTTGAAGCCGAATACCCGACAGAGCACGGTCATTGGCGGGGCCGCCGGCGCGCTCCCCGCGCTCATCGGCTGGGCGGCGGTGACGGGCGACGTCGTGGGGCCGGGACCGACCGGTATCGCCGGCCTCGGCCTCGCCGCGGTCATCTTCCTGTGGACGCCCGCGCACTTCTACAACCTCGCGCTCGCGTACAAGGACGACTACGAGCGCGGCGGCTTCCCGCTGATGCCGGTGGTGAGCGGCGAGGCGACGACGCGCAAGCACATCCTCTACTACCTCGGTGCGACGCTCGTCTCGGCGCTAGCGCTCGCCGCGGTGACGGGTCTCGGCGCGCTGTACGCCGGCACGACGGTCGTGTTCGGGTCGGTGTTCCTCTACTTCGCGGTGCGCCTCCACCGGGAGCGCGACCGGGCCGCCGCGATGCGGTCGTTCCACGCGTCGAACGCCTACCTCGGCTGCTTGTTGGTCGCCGTCGTCCTCGATGCGATGGTGGTCTGA